In Nicotiana tabacum cultivar K326 chromosome 21, ASM71507v2, whole genome shotgun sequence, one DNA window encodes the following:
- the LOC107788173 gene encoding germacrene C synthase-like isoform X1, with protein sequence MSQSISPLICSHFAKFQSNIWRCNTSQLRVIHSSYASFGGRRKERVRRMNRAMDLSSSSRHLADFPSTIWGDHFLSYNSEITEITTQEKNEHEMLKEIVRKMLVETPDNSTQKLVLIDTIQRLGLAYHFNDEIENSIQNIFNLSQNSEDDDEHNLYVAALRFRLARQQGYYMSSDVFKQFTNHDGKFKENHTNDVQGLLSLYEAAHMRVHDEEILEEALIFTTTHLESVIPNLSNSLKVQVTEALSHPIRKAIPRVGARKYIHIYENIGTHNDLLLKFAKLDFNMLQKLHRKELNELTSWWKDLDRANKFPYAKDRLVEAYFWTVGIYFEPQYSRSRSLVTKVVKMNSIIDDTYDAYATFDELVLFTDAIQRWDEGAMDLLPTYLRPIYQGLLDVFNEMEEVLAKEGKADHIYYAKKEVEQQRGHVASFVECYMKEYGVSKQEAYVEMRKKITNAWKDINKELLRPTAVPMFILERSLNFSRLADTFLKDDDGYTNPKSKVKDLIASLFVESVDI encoded by the exons atgagTCAATCAATTTCTCCATTAATCTGTTCTCACTTTGCGAAATTTCAGTCGAATATTTGGAGATGCAATACTTCTCAACTCAGAGTTATACACTCATCATATGCCTCTTTTGGagggagaagaaaagagagagtaaGAAGAATGAATCGAGCAATGGATCTTTCTTCAAGCTCTCGTCATTTGGCAGATTTTCCCTCAACAATTTGGGGTGACCATTTTCTCTCCTACAATTCTGAAATAACA GAAATTACTACCCAAGAGAAAAATGAACATGAAATGCTAAAAGAAATAGTTCGGAAAATGTTGGTAGAAACTCCAGATAATAGTACACAAAAACTAGTCTTGATTGACACAATTCAAAGATTGGGATTAGCATATCATTTCAATGATGAGATTGAAAACTCCATTCAAAACATCTTTAATTTGTCTCAAAATAGTGAAGATGACGATGAACACAACCTTTATGTTGCTGCTCTTCGTTTTCGACTTGCGAGGCAACAAGGATATTACATGTCTTCAG ATGTGTTCAAGCAATTCACTAACCATGAcggaaaattcaaggaaaatcATACTAATGATGTTCAAGGATTATTGAGTTTGTATGAAGCAGCACATATGAGAGTGCACGACGAGGAAATTCTAGAAGAAGCTCTTATCTTTACCACGACTCATCTCGAGTCCGTGATCCCGAATTTGAGCAACTCGCTTAAGGTACAAGTTACTGAAGCCTTAAGCCATCCTATTCGCAAAGCTATACCAAGGGTGGGAGCAAGGAAATACATACACATATATGAAAACATTGGAACACATAATGATTTACTTTTGAAATTTGCAAAGTTGGACTTCAACATGTTACAAAAGCTTCATCGAAAAGAGCTTAACGAGCTAACAAG CTGGTGGAAAGATTTGGATCGTGCAAACAAATTTCCATATGCAAAGGACAGATTAGTAGAAGCTTACTTTTGGACGGTGGGAATATATTTTGAACCTCAATATAGTCGTTCAAGAAGTTTGGTAACAAAAGTAGTCAAAATGAACTCCATTATTGATGACACTTATGATGCTTATGCAACTTTTGATGAGCTTGTGCTTTTCACGGATGCGATCCAAAG ATGGGACGAAGGTGCCATGGATTTATTACCGACATATCTGAGACCTATTTATCAAGGCCTTCTCGACGTTTTCAATGAAATGGAAGAAGTATTGGCCAAAGAAGGTAAAGCAGATCACATCTACTATGCGAAAAAAGAG GTTGAACAACAAAGAGGACATGTTGCTTCATTTGTTGAGTGCTACATGAAAGAATATGGAGTTTCAAAGCAAGAAGCATATGTTGAGATGCGGAAAAAAATCACAAATGCGTGGAAAGATATAAATAAGGAACTCTTGCGCCCTACTGCAGTACCAATGTTTATCCTCGAACGATCTTTAAATTTTTCAAGATTGGCCGATACATTTTTGAAAGATGATGATGGATACACAAATCCCAAATCCAAAGTTAAAGACTTGATTGCTTCGTTGTTTGTCGAATCTGTCGACATATGA
- the LOC107788173 gene encoding germacrene C synthase-like (The RefSeq protein has 4 substitutions compared to this genomic sequence) codes for MSQSISPLMFSHFAKFQSNIWRCNTSQLRVIHSSYASFGGRRKERVRRMNRAMDLSSSSRHLADFPSTIWGDHFLSYNSEITEITTQEKNEHEMLKEIVRKMLVETPDNSTQKLVLIDTIQRLGLAYHFNDEIENSIQNIFNLSQNSEDDDEHNLYVAALRFRLARQQGYYMSSDVFKQFTNHDGKFKENHTNDVQGLLSLYEAAHMRVHDEEILEEALIFTTTHLESVIPNLSNSLKVQVTEALSHPIRKAIPRVGARKYIHIYENIGTHNDLLLKFAKLDFNMLQKLHRKELNELTSWWKDLDRANKFPYAKDRLVEAYFWTVGIYFEPQYSRSRSLVTKVVKMNSIIDDTYDAYATFDELVLFTDAIQRWDEGAMDLLPTYLRPIYQGLLDVFNEMEEVLAKEGKADHIYYAKKEMKKVAEVYFKEAEWLNANYIPKCEEYMKHGLVSSTGPMYGIISLVVMEEIITKEAFEWLTNEPLILRPASTICRLMDDMADHEVEQQRGHVASFVECYMKEYGVSKQEAYVEMRKKITNAWKDINKELLRPTAVPMFILERSLNFSRLADTFLKDDDGYTNPKSKVKDLIASLFVESVDI; via the exons atgagTCAATCAATTTCTCCATTAATCTGTTCTCACTTTGCGAAATTTCAGTCGAATATTTGGAGATGCAATACTTCTCAACTCAGAGTTATACACTCATCATATGCCTCTTTTGGagggagaagaaaagagagagtaaGAAGAATGAATCGAGCAATGGATCTTTCTTCAAGCTCTCGTCATTTGGCAGATTTTCCCTCAACAATTTGGGGTGACCATTTTCTCTCCTACAATTCTGAAATAACA GAAATTACTACCCAAGAGAAAAATGAACATGAAATGCTAAAAGAAATAGTTCGGAAAATGTTGGTAGAAACTCCAGATAATAGTACACAAAAACTAGTCTTGATTGACACAATTCAAAGATTGGGATTAGCATATCATTTCAATGATGAGATTGAAAACTCCATTCAAAACATCTTTAATTTGTCTCAAAATAGTGAAGATGACGATGAACACAACCTTTATGTTGCTGCTCTTCGTTTTCGACTTGCGAGGCAACAAGGATATTACATGTCTTCAG ATGTGTTCAAGCAATTCACTAACCATGAcggaaaattcaaggaaaatcATACTAATGATGTTCAAGGATTATTGAGTTTGTATGAAGCAGCACATATGAGAGTGCACGACGAGGAAATTCTAGAAGAAGCTCTTATCTTTACCACGACTCATCTCGAGTCCGTGATCCCGAATTTGAGCAACTCGCTTAAGGTACAAGTTACTGAAGCCTTAAGCCATCCTATTCGCAAAGCTATACCAAGGGTGGGAGCAAGGAAATACATACACATATATGAAAACATTGGAACACATAATGATTTACTTTTGAAATTTGCAAAGTTGGACTTCAACATGTTACAAAAGCTTCATCGAAAAGAGCTTAACGAGCTAACAAG CTGGTGGAAAGATTTGGATCGTGCAAACAAATTTCCATATGCAAAGGACAGATTAGTAGAAGCTTACTTTTGGACGGTGGGAATATATTTTGAACCTCAATATAGTCGTTCAAGAAGTTTGGTAACAAAAGTAGTCAAAATGAACTCCATTATTGATGACACTTATGATGCTTATGCAACTTTTGATGAGCTTGTGCTTTTCACGGATGCGATCCAAAG ATGGGACGAAGGTGCCATGGATTTATTACCGACATATCTGAGACCTATTTATCAAGGCCTTCTCGACGTTTTCAATGAAATGGAAGAAGTATTGGCCAAAGAAGGTAAAGCAGATCACATCTACTATGCGAAAAAAGAG ATGAAAAAGGTGGCGGAAGTCTATTTTAAGGAAGCTGAATGGTTGAATGCTAACTACATTCCAAAATGCGAGGAGTATATGAAAAATGGACTTGTAAGCTCTACCGGTCCGATGTATGGAATAATTTCTTTGGTTGTTATGGAGGAAATTATAACAAAAGAGGCTTTTGAATGGTTGACAAATGAACCTTTGATTCTTCGAGCTGCATCAACAATTTGTAGATTAATGGATGATATGGCTGATCATGAA GTTGAACAACAAAGAGGACATGTTGCTTCATTTGTTGAGTGCTACATGAAAGAATATGGAGTTTCAAAGCAAGAAGCATATGTTGAGATGCGGAAAAAAATCACAAATGCGTGGAAAGATATAAATAAGGAACTCTTGCGCCCTACTGCAGTACCAATGTTTATCCTCGAACGATCTTTAAATTTTTCAAGATTGGCCGATACATTTTTGAAAGATGATGATGGATACACAAATCCCAAATCCAAAGTTAAAGACTTGATTGCTTCGTTGTTTGTCGAATCTGTCGACATATGA